From a region of the Oncorhynchus tshawytscha isolate Ot180627B linkage group LG14, Otsh_v2.0, whole genome shotgun sequence genome:
- the LOC112266557 gene encoding circadian locomoter output cycles protein kaput isoform X2: MKKGSPGWGVERAVGFGGNGPITLAKSTTATTSVDAVTFSEGNLLLQALNGFVLVVTAEGYVFYSSPTVQDYLGFHQSDVVHQSVFELIHTDDRALFRRQLHFALNPNQFDTEPGTTESLQPNNSSDITSNIVSYNPQHIPPENSSFLERSFVCRFRCLLDNSSGFLALNFNGRLKYLHGQNKMSDDGTIDHPQLALFLVATPIQTPSILEIRTKTLIFQTKHKLDFTPTNVDTRGKVVLGYTELELCMRGSGYQFIHAADMMYCADNHIRMIKTGESGLTVFRLLAKNGVWVWVQANARLIYKGGRPDFIMVRQRPLSNKEGEEQLRQRRLQLPFNFATGEAVLYEVGLSLDVADVPTQSKGPKIRKMAEEMALDPDSLLGSMLKQDQSVYMQTSPSEPSSEPPNPQELCSWEDQAFSNSHAMANVPGDSWQSQHHTVPKPDAGIREESTVQDLMETLQQIIGDNSLCSSLDVDPTELKDWENTLLKMSSSNCEMSEDLDDILNRDILSYVEEHLFKENGGLKMPEHLGSMLGSVSVNNPLLEVPECLTNVDLQGNTMMPGGKGFNWGVDPQQNQLLGMGGLSGAETLSNIRGMMKLTHMGSQMGLNSPTLQEASSRNMFAQSLGKNLGLESNANPLAFNPSLTGSCAQVWQNQAKGRQQGLQASQMLSSPGNGLASYSLRQQMQSGLANRSSATQVIPAPMGLPIQNQLLGWNMNDQPMRFQDQSSISQSDPFAVPGQESMWIPLPSMPNTNMVADTLLETFAQNISNQPKDVILDPNPASCLQGHFSLHTQQQQQQKMLPTMLRQQNGHQHNVMGSFYNSQVSDFQIAPQLPIPGLKAQPQQNSQAQNYNRDQTISGQYRPQKTSAQVTPPLVSSNSCMFSSTNPPLVPVNGVCLTPNTALGSLVPSSCQRATALLHDHSPSQASCYFQGNSSGPIVGSSAIPQGDTNISPLSCQVGPGLTPGGLTPDSLLVQQQYLNCNGQTQVTNCPMEENMLFQFPPLPLPNGNTYFSENNQTNCCDF, encoded by the exons ATGAAGAAAGGCAGTccagggtggggggtggagagagcgGTGGGGTTCGGAGGGAATGGACCGATCACTCTAGCGAAGAGCACAACTGCTACAACCTCTGTGGATGCGGTCACGTTTTCCGAGGGAAACCTCCTGCTCCAG GCCCTGAATGGCTTTGTGCTAGTGGTCACGGCGGAGGGATACGTGTTCTACTCCTCTCCTACTGTTCAGGACTACCTAGGCTTCCACCAG TCAGATGTGGTTCACCAGAGTGTGTTTGAGTTGATCCACACGGACGACAGGGCCTTGTTCAGACGTCAGCTCCACTTCGCCCTTAACCCCAACCAGTTTGATACAGAGCCAGGGACAACAGAGA GCCTGCAGCCTAACAACAGCAGTGACATCACCAGCAACATAGTGAGCTACAACCCGCAGCACATTCCCCCTGAGAACTCCTCCTTCCTGGAGAGGAGCTTTGTCTGTCGCTTCCGCTGTCTCCTGGACAACTCCTCTGGCTTCCTG GCCCTAAACTTCAATGGGCGTCTGAAGTACCTCCATGGCCAGAACAAGATGTCAGATGACGGGACCATAGACCATCCCCAGCTGGCCCTGTTTTTGGTGGCTACCCCAATCCAGACCCCCTCTATCCTGGAGATCAGGACCAAGACACTTATATTCCAGACCAAACACAAGCTGGACTTCACCCCCACGAATGTTGATACACG AGGGAAGGTGGTTCTGGGCTACACTGAGCTAGAGTTGTGTATGAGAGGCTCTGGATACCAGTTCATCCACGCTGCTGACATGATGTACTGTGCCGACAACCATATCAGAA TGATAAAGACAGGTGAGAGTGGTCTGACTGTGTTTAGGCTTCTGGCCAAGAATGGTGTGTGGGTCTGGGTTCAGGCTAATGCCAGACTGATCTACAAGGGAGGGAGGCCCGACTTCATCATGGTCAGACAGAGACCGTTATC AAATAAGGAGGGTGAGGAGCAGCTTCGCCAGCGGAGACTCCAGCTGCCCTTTAACTTCGCCACTGGGGAAGCTGTTCTCTACGAGGTGGGCCTCTCTCTGGACGTAGCTGACGTTCCAACCCAGAGCAAGGGCCCTAAGATCAGGAAGATGGCCGAAGAAATGGCCCTGGACCCCGACTCCCTGCTGGGCTCCATGCTGAAGCAGGACCAGTCCGTCTATATGCAG ACCAGCCCCAGCGAGCCCTCCAGCGAGCCCCCCAACCCTCAGGAGCTGTGCTCCTGGGAAGACCAGGCCTTCAGCAACAGCCACGCAATGGCCAACGTGCCTGGTGATTCCTGGCAGTCCCAACACCACACTGTGCCCAAGCCGGACGCAGGCATCAGGGAGGAGTCCACTGTCCAGGACCTGATGGAAACACTGCAGCAGATCATCGGGGACAACAGCCTGTGTTCAAG CCTGGATGTGGACCCCACAGAGCTGAAGGACTGGGAGAACACTCTGCTGAAGATGAGCTCCAGCAACTGTGAGATGTCCGAGGACCTTGATGACATCCTCAACCGTGACATCCTGTCATATGTGGAGGAACATCTCTTCAAGGAGAACGGAGGACTCAAGATGCCCGAGCATCTGGGCTCAATGCTGGGGTCCGTCAGTGTCAACAACCCCCTCCTGGAGGTACCAGAGTGCCTTACAAATGTCGACCTGCAGGGGAATACCATGATGCCTGGAGGAAAGGGCTTCAACTGGGGGGTTGATCCCCAGCAGAACCAGTTGCTTGGGATGGGAGGCTTGAGTGGGGCTGAAACATTGAGTAACATTCGGGGCATGATGAAGCTGACACACATGGGCTCTCAGATGGGATTGAACAGCCCCACACTCCAGGAGGCTTCCTCCAGGAACATGTTTGCCCAATCCCTGGGAAAGAACCTGGGCCTGGAGAGCAACGCTAACCCTCTGGCCTTTAACCCTTCCCTGACTGGCTCCTGTGCCCAGGTGTGGCAGAACCAAGCCAAAGGTAGGCAGCAAGGCCTCCAGGCCTCTCAGATGCTGTCCAGCCCTGGTAATGGGCTGGCGTCTTATTCCCTGAGACAACAGATGCAGTCAGGCCTTGCCAATCGGAGCTCTGCCACTCAGGTCATCCCTGCTCCTATGGGTCTGCCAATCCAGAACCAGCTGCTAGGGTGGAACATGAATGATCAACCAATGAGATTCCAGGACCAGAGCTCCATAAGCCAATCAGATCCCTTTGCAGTGCCCGGTCAGGAATCCATGTGGATACCCTTGCCCTCCATGCCCAATACCAACATGGTGGCCGACACCCTGTTGGAAACCTTTGCCCAGAATATTTCAAATCAACCAAAAGACGTCATTCTAGATCCCAACCCGGCTAGCTGCCTACAAGGACACTTTTCCCTGCACacccagcaacagcagcagcagaaaaTGCTGCCCACGATGTTACGCCAACAAAATGGACACCAACACAATGTCATGGGCAGCTTTTATAACAGCCAGGTGTCTGACTTCCAAATTGCTCCCCAGCTCCCTATCCCTGGGCTCAAGGCCCAGCCACAGCAGAACTCTCAGGCCCAGAACTACAACAGGGATCAAACAATATCAGGCCAGTACAGGCCTCAAAAGACCTCTGCTCAAGTCACCCCTCCTCTCGTCTCTTCCAACAGCTGCATGTTCAGCAGCACCAACCCCCCCTTGGTTCCTGTCAACGGGGTCTGTTTAACCCCCAACACAGCACTTGGTTCCCTGGTCCCATCCTCCTGTCAGAGGGCCACGGCCCTCCTCCACGACCACAGTCCCTCCCAGGCCTCCTGCTACTTCCAGGGGAACTCCAGCGGGCCCATCGTGGGGTCCTCGGCAATCCCACAAGGTGACACCAACATCAGCCCTCTGTCCTGTCAGGTGGGGCCTGGTCTAACCCCTGGGGGCCTCACACCAGACAGCCTGCTGGTCCAGCAGCAGTACCTCAACTGCAACGGGCAGACACAG GTTACAAACTGTCCAATGGAGGAAAACAtgttgttccagttcccgccccTGCCCCTGCCCAACGGAAACACATACTTCTCAGAGAACAATCAAACCAACTGTTGCGACTTCTAG
- the LOC112266557 gene encoding aryl hydrocarbon receptor isoform X1, protein MLGSTAQYAAKKRKKPVQKIPKPPPTDGIKSNPSKRHRDRLNGELDKLTGLLPFSEDVRARLDKLSVLRLSVGYLKVKSFFSATMKKGSPGWGVERAVGFGGNGPITLAKSTTATTSVDAVTFSEGNLLLQALNGFVLVVTAEGYVFYSSPTVQDYLGFHQSDVVHQSVFELIHTDDRALFRRQLHFALNPNQFDTEPGTTESLQPNNSSDITSNIVSYNPQHIPPENSSFLERSFVCRFRCLLDNSSGFLALNFNGRLKYLHGQNKMSDDGTIDHPQLALFLVATPIQTPSILEIRTKTLIFQTKHKLDFTPTNVDTRGKVVLGYTELELCMRGSGYQFIHAADMMYCADNHIRMIKTGESGLTVFRLLAKNGVWVWVQANARLIYKGGRPDFIMVRQRPLSNKEGEEQLRQRRLQLPFNFATGEAVLYEVGLSLDVADVPTQSKGPKIRKMAEEMALDPDSLLGSMLKQDQSVYMQTSPSEPSSEPPNPQELCSWEDQAFSNSHAMANVPGDSWQSQHHTVPKPDAGIREESTVQDLMETLQQIIGDNSLCSSLDVDPTELKDWENTLLKMSSSNCEMSEDLDDILNRDILSYVEEHLFKENGGLKMPEHLGSMLGSVSVNNPLLEVPECLTNVDLQGNTMMPGGKGFNWGVDPQQNQLLGMGGLSGAETLSNIRGMMKLTHMGSQMGLNSPTLQEASSRNMFAQSLGKNLGLESNANPLAFNPSLTGSCAQVWQNQAKGRQQGLQASQMLSSPGNGLASYSLRQQMQSGLANRSSATQVIPAPMGLPIQNQLLGWNMNDQPMRFQDQSSISQSDPFAVPGQESMWIPLPSMPNTNMVADTLLETFAQNISNQPKDVILDPNPASCLQGHFSLHTQQQQQQKMLPTMLRQQNGHQHNVMGSFYNSQVSDFQIAPQLPIPGLKAQPQQNSQAQNYNRDQTISGQYRPQKTSAQVTPPLVSSNSCMFSSTNPPLVPVNGVCLTPNTALGSLVPSSCQRATALLHDHSPSQASCYFQGNSSGPIVGSSAIPQGDTNISPLSCQVGPGLTPGGLTPDSLLVQQQYLNCNGQTQVTNCPMEENMLFQFPPLPLPNGNTYFSENNQTNCCDF, encoded by the exons CGACCATGAAGAAAGGCAGTccagggtggggggtggagagagcgGTGGGGTTCGGAGGGAATGGACCGATCACTCTAGCGAAGAGCACAACTGCTACAACCTCTGTGGATGCGGTCACGTTTTCCGAGGGAAACCTCCTGCTCCAG GCCCTGAATGGCTTTGTGCTAGTGGTCACGGCGGAGGGATACGTGTTCTACTCCTCTCCTACTGTTCAGGACTACCTAGGCTTCCACCAG TCAGATGTGGTTCACCAGAGTGTGTTTGAGTTGATCCACACGGACGACAGGGCCTTGTTCAGACGTCAGCTCCACTTCGCCCTTAACCCCAACCAGTTTGATACAGAGCCAGGGACAACAGAGA GCCTGCAGCCTAACAACAGCAGTGACATCACCAGCAACATAGTGAGCTACAACCCGCAGCACATTCCCCCTGAGAACTCCTCCTTCCTGGAGAGGAGCTTTGTCTGTCGCTTCCGCTGTCTCCTGGACAACTCCTCTGGCTTCCTG GCCCTAAACTTCAATGGGCGTCTGAAGTACCTCCATGGCCAGAACAAGATGTCAGATGACGGGACCATAGACCATCCCCAGCTGGCCCTGTTTTTGGTGGCTACCCCAATCCAGACCCCCTCTATCCTGGAGATCAGGACCAAGACACTTATATTCCAGACCAAACACAAGCTGGACTTCACCCCCACGAATGTTGATACACG AGGGAAGGTGGTTCTGGGCTACACTGAGCTAGAGTTGTGTATGAGAGGCTCTGGATACCAGTTCATCCACGCTGCTGACATGATGTACTGTGCCGACAACCATATCAGAA TGATAAAGACAGGTGAGAGTGGTCTGACTGTGTTTAGGCTTCTGGCCAAGAATGGTGTGTGGGTCTGGGTTCAGGCTAATGCCAGACTGATCTACAAGGGAGGGAGGCCCGACTTCATCATGGTCAGACAGAGACCGTTATC AAATAAGGAGGGTGAGGAGCAGCTTCGCCAGCGGAGACTCCAGCTGCCCTTTAACTTCGCCACTGGGGAAGCTGTTCTCTACGAGGTGGGCCTCTCTCTGGACGTAGCTGACGTTCCAACCCAGAGCAAGGGCCCTAAGATCAGGAAGATGGCCGAAGAAATGGCCCTGGACCCCGACTCCCTGCTGGGCTCCATGCTGAAGCAGGACCAGTCCGTCTATATGCAG ACCAGCCCCAGCGAGCCCTCCAGCGAGCCCCCCAACCCTCAGGAGCTGTGCTCCTGGGAAGACCAGGCCTTCAGCAACAGCCACGCAATGGCCAACGTGCCTGGTGATTCCTGGCAGTCCCAACACCACACTGTGCCCAAGCCGGACGCAGGCATCAGGGAGGAGTCCACTGTCCAGGACCTGATGGAAACACTGCAGCAGATCATCGGGGACAACAGCCTGTGTTCAAG CCTGGATGTGGACCCCACAGAGCTGAAGGACTGGGAGAACACTCTGCTGAAGATGAGCTCCAGCAACTGTGAGATGTCCGAGGACCTTGATGACATCCTCAACCGTGACATCCTGTCATATGTGGAGGAACATCTCTTCAAGGAGAACGGAGGACTCAAGATGCCCGAGCATCTGGGCTCAATGCTGGGGTCCGTCAGTGTCAACAACCCCCTCCTGGAGGTACCAGAGTGCCTTACAAATGTCGACCTGCAGGGGAATACCATGATGCCTGGAGGAAAGGGCTTCAACTGGGGGGTTGATCCCCAGCAGAACCAGTTGCTTGGGATGGGAGGCTTGAGTGGGGCTGAAACATTGAGTAACATTCGGGGCATGATGAAGCTGACACACATGGGCTCTCAGATGGGATTGAACAGCCCCACACTCCAGGAGGCTTCCTCCAGGAACATGTTTGCCCAATCCCTGGGAAAGAACCTGGGCCTGGAGAGCAACGCTAACCCTCTGGCCTTTAACCCTTCCCTGACTGGCTCCTGTGCCCAGGTGTGGCAGAACCAAGCCAAAGGTAGGCAGCAAGGCCTCCAGGCCTCTCAGATGCTGTCCAGCCCTGGTAATGGGCTGGCGTCTTATTCCCTGAGACAACAGATGCAGTCAGGCCTTGCCAATCGGAGCTCTGCCACTCAGGTCATCCCTGCTCCTATGGGTCTGCCAATCCAGAACCAGCTGCTAGGGTGGAACATGAATGATCAACCAATGAGATTCCAGGACCAGAGCTCCATAAGCCAATCAGATCCCTTTGCAGTGCCCGGTCAGGAATCCATGTGGATACCCTTGCCCTCCATGCCCAATACCAACATGGTGGCCGACACCCTGTTGGAAACCTTTGCCCAGAATATTTCAAATCAACCAAAAGACGTCATTCTAGATCCCAACCCGGCTAGCTGCCTACAAGGACACTTTTCCCTGCACacccagcaacagcagcagcagaaaaTGCTGCCCACGATGTTACGCCAACAAAATGGACACCAACACAATGTCATGGGCAGCTTTTATAACAGCCAGGTGTCTGACTTCCAAATTGCTCCCCAGCTCCCTATCCCTGGGCTCAAGGCCCAGCCACAGCAGAACTCTCAGGCCCAGAACTACAACAGGGATCAAACAATATCAGGCCAGTACAGGCCTCAAAAGACCTCTGCTCAAGTCACCCCTCCTCTCGTCTCTTCCAACAGCTGCATGTTCAGCAGCACCAACCCCCCCTTGGTTCCTGTCAACGGGGTCTGTTTAACCCCCAACACAGCACTTGGTTCCCTGGTCCCATCCTCCTGTCAGAGGGCCACGGCCCTCCTCCACGACCACAGTCCCTCCCAGGCCTCCTGCTACTTCCAGGGGAACTCCAGCGGGCCCATCGTGGGGTCCTCGGCAATCCCACAAGGTGACACCAACATCAGCCCTCTGTCCTGTCAGGTGGGGCCTGGTCTAACCCCTGGGGGCCTCACACCAGACAGCCTGCTGGTCCAGCAGCAGTACCTCAACTGCAACGGGCAGACACAG GTTACAAACTGTCCAATGGAGGAAAACAtgttgttccagttcccgccccTGCCCCTGCCCAACGGAAACACATACTTCTCAGAGAACAATCAAACCAACTGTTGCGACTTCTAG